The following are encoded together in the Pedobacter steynii genome:
- a CDS encoding haloalkane dehalogenase: MKHLPLIIAITSTLLSQAAEKKHVNVLGKDMAYIETGTGDPIVFLHGNPTSSYVWRNIIPYVSHLGRCIAPDLIGMGDSEKISDPKSHTFAENSRYLDAFYEKLGIKKKITFVVHDWGSALAFDWASRHPEAVKGIAFMESITVPYKWEQMPPKGREIFQALRSPAGEKMVLEENSFLEVNIPLSHLIPLTKEVHDEYRRPFLVPGESRRPMLSWARQLPFYGEPSAFTVVASRYTAWLKKTMVPKLYIEANPGMSSPDAKQFCNSLPNTTKVVVKGLHYPQEDSPVEVGTALASWLQWLTMP; this comes from the coding sequence ATGAAACATTTACCTTTAATTATCGCAATTACCAGCACGCTCCTATCGCAGGCAGCCGAAAAAAAACACGTCAACGTACTGGGAAAGGACATGGCGTATATCGAAACCGGAACCGGCGATCCTATTGTATTTCTACATGGAAATCCAACCTCCTCCTACGTGTGGAGAAACATCATCCCTTACGTATCACACTTAGGCCGCTGCATTGCTCCTGATCTAATCGGAATGGGCGATTCGGAAAAGATTTCAGATCCCAAATCACATACCTTTGCCGAAAACAGTCGCTATCTGGATGCTTTTTATGAAAAACTCGGGATTAAAAAGAAAATAACATTTGTAGTTCACGACTGGGGTTCGGCACTGGCATTCGACTGGGCAAGCAGACATCCTGAGGCCGTTAAAGGGATTGCATTTATGGAATCTATTACCGTTCCCTATAAATGGGAGCAAATGCCTCCCAAAGGCCGGGAGATCTTTCAGGCCCTGCGTTCGCCGGCTGGTGAAAAAATGGTACTCGAGGAAAATTCGTTTCTTGAAGTCAACATCCCTTTGTCGCACCTCATCCCACTGACAAAAGAAGTACATGACGAATACCGCAGACCTTTTCTGGTACCTGGAGAATCCCGCCGACCTATGCTCTCCTGGGCACGCCAACTCCCCTTTTACGGAGAACCCAGTGCATTTACGGTTGTAGCCAGCAGGTATACCGCATGGCTAAAGAAAACGATGGTACCAAAACTATATATTGAAGCCAATCCGGGAATGAGTTCTCCTGATGCAAAGCAGTTTTGCAACAGTCTGCCCAATACAACGAAAGTTGTGGTAAAGGGCCTGCATTATCCGCAAGAAGACTCCCCAGTAGAGGTAGGTACGGCTTTGGCTTCATGGCTTCAATGGTTGACCATGCCATAG
- a CDS encoding AraC family transcriptional regulator has product MKVHQFLPSDVLKPFVSRFLVTESEGDLTRQLLPGTAPVMALRFKGAISLNNTNLDFGLTGIYRVARPVHYSSGSAILLVLFNEGGAAAFINTPLNEFSGLTASLDKVFPAEQVQRLEESLDRVQTHAQRIVAVESFLLAQLKTNDKDPMISKAIDIIKSRKGNHKIKDLATTLNINIDSLEKRFRAQVGISPKHFSSIVRISSVISTYQSHQDLTAVSLETGFFDQAHFNRDFKTFTGESPGQFFKKGPPKW; this is encoded by the coding sequence ATGAAAGTCCATCAATTTCTTCCATCCGATGTACTGAAACCTTTTGTAAGCCGCTTCCTGGTTACGGAAAGTGAAGGTGATTTAACCAGGCAGTTATTACCTGGTACCGCACCCGTTATGGCATTACGTTTTAAAGGTGCAATATCTCTAAACAATACCAATCTGGACTTTGGCCTTACCGGAATATACAGAGTGGCGCGCCCCGTACATTATAGCTCTGGTTCAGCTATATTGCTGGTCCTTTTCAATGAGGGTGGTGCTGCAGCATTTATAAACACCCCTTTAAATGAATTCTCGGGTCTGACCGCAAGTCTTGACAAGGTGTTTCCTGCTGAACAGGTTCAGCGACTCGAAGAAAGCCTGGACAGGGTTCAAACGCATGCCCAAAGAATCGTTGCAGTAGAAAGCTTCCTGTTGGCACAGCTCAAAACAAATGATAAAGATCCAATGATCAGTAAGGCCATTGACATCATCAAATCCAGGAAGGGCAATCATAAAATAAAAGACCTTGCCACTACGCTGAACATCAATATCGACTCCTTAGAAAAACGTTTCCGTGCTCAGGTAGGCATTTCTCCTAAACACTTCTCCTCCATCGTCAGGATCAGTTCTGTCATCAGCACTTATCAGTCGCATCAAGACCTCACCGCAGTCTCTCTGGAAACAGGTTTCTTCGATCAGGCCCATTTCAATAGGGATTTCAAGACTTTTACAGGCGAAAGCCCCGGTCAGTTCTTTAAAAAAGGCCCGCCGAAGTGGTGA
- a CDS encoding MgtC/SapB family protein, whose amino-acid sequence MDFTVELEDMVAMVVSIICGGAIGFEREYKNKSAGFRTIILISLGSTIFTIVSRHGVGADDRISANIITGIGFIGAGVIFKDKISVRGLTTAAVIWTSAAIGMTTGIGYHALALCLTVITLGVLLIVTRVERMIAQLQKEQLLSVTFRDPDFDQIQQLENTLNTKGLSLERLEIAKENNHLMVTFKVSGKKKYLIEMSETLATRPEILSFS is encoded by the coding sequence ATGGATTTTACAGTAGAACTTGAGGATATGGTTGCGATGGTTGTTTCCATCATATGTGGGGGTGCAATAGGCTTTGAGCGGGAATATAAAAATAAATCTGCCGGCTTTCGTACCATCATCCTCATCTCCCTGGGCTCTACTATTTTCACGATAGTATCCCGTCACGGTGTCGGGGCCGACGACCGGATTTCGGCAAACATCATTACCGGCATCGGTTTTATCGGTGCGGGTGTAATTTTCAAAGACAAGATTTCTGTCCGTGGATTAACAACAGCCGCTGTAATCTGGACTTCTGCTGCAATTGGCATGACCACCGGAATCGGCTATCATGCATTGGCCCTGTGCCTTACCGTCATCACACTTGGCGTATTGTTAATCGTGACGAGGGTCGAGCGGATGATTGCCCAACTGCAAAAGGAACAACTGTTAAGCGTCACATTTCGGGACCCTGACTTTGATCAGATCCAACAATTGGAGAATACTTTAAACACAAAAGGCCTTTCTTTGGAACGTTTAGAAATCGCCAAGGAAAACAATCATTTAATGGTCACGTTCAAAGTATCCGGCAAAAAGAAGTATTTGATAGAGATGAGTGAAACGCTCGCTACCAGACCGGAAATCTTAAGTTTTTCGTAA
- a CDS encoding alpha-L-fucosidase, with the protein MKRKLRYLLLALVSGVFSVQAQTSGTAKPLSQLQQQFVDLRFGMFIHFGIGTYTNADWPDPEAPGAIFNPTKLDCKQWAKAAKSANMSYGCLTTKHHNGFCLWDTKTTDYGVMNGPLKRDVVKEYVDAFRAEGLKVMLYYSILDIHHKLRPNAIKPKHIEMVRLQITELLTNYGPVEALIIDGWDAPWSRISYDDIPFEEVYKLVKKLQPNCLIMDLNGAKYPADGLYYTDIKTYEMGAGQYLSKETNKMPALACLPLNSSWFWKTDFPRVPVREVNKLVNEILAPLNDASCNFILNAAPNRDGLFDDNAIEALKEIGKLWKNRGPVAKLNETGPPVIAHNLAKFAVANSSWSEDAAIMDYGNDDNFGSAWQANPMAKEFWYAVDLKDNQQFNAVVVFEAKPNIRKYKLEYHDGNGWKTIFEGENSHRLKMHRFKPLKGDKVKITIQTSDTPPSINEFQVYNEPR; encoded by the coding sequence ATGAAAAGGAAGTTACGTTATCTGCTATTGGCCCTTGTATCAGGTGTGTTTAGTGTTCAGGCGCAAACATCAGGCACCGCTAAGCCACTCTCTCAATTACAGCAACAGTTTGTTGACCTGCGGTTCGGCATGTTTATTCATTTTGGAATAGGCACTTATACAAATGCCGACTGGCCTGATCCGGAAGCTCCTGGAGCGATCTTTAACCCGACAAAACTGGACTGTAAACAATGGGCAAAGGCGGCGAAATCTGCAAACATGAGCTATGGTTGTTTAACGACCAAACATCATAACGGTTTTTGTTTATGGGATACGAAAACTACAGATTATGGCGTAATGAATGGTCCTTTGAAAAGAGATGTGGTTAAAGAATATGTGGATGCCTTTAGGGCGGAGGGTTTAAAGGTGATGTTGTATTATTCGATACTCGATATCCACCATAAGCTTCGTCCTAATGCCATTAAGCCTAAACATATCGAAATGGTTAGGCTGCAAATTACAGAACTGTTGACTAATTATGGTCCGGTAGAAGCGCTGATTATTGATGGTTGGGATGCGCCATGGTCGCGGATCAGTTATGATGATATCCCTTTTGAAGAAGTATACAAGCTGGTGAAAAAGCTGCAGCCCAACTGCCTGATAATGGATCTTAATGGCGCTAAATATCCGGCGGATGGTTTGTATTATACCGATATAAAAACCTATGAGATGGGAGCGGGGCAATACCTTTCTAAAGAAACGAATAAAATGCCTGCACTGGCCTGCCTGCCCTTAAACAGCTCCTGGTTCTGGAAAACAGACTTTCCAAGGGTGCCTGTGCGTGAAGTAAACAAGCTGGTTAACGAAATCCTGGCGCCGCTTAATGATGCCAGTTGTAATTTTATACTGAATGCCGCTCCAAACCGTGACGGCTTATTTGATGATAATGCCATCGAGGCATTGAAAGAAATAGGAAAGTTATGGAAAAATAGAGGTCCCGTAGCGAAACTGAATGAAACGGGACCTCCGGTAATTGCACATAACCTGGCTAAATTTGCGGTGGCAAATTCAAGCTGGAGTGAAGATGCGGCTATTATGGATTATGGTAACGATGATAATTTTGGCTCGGCATGGCAGGCAAACCCAATGGCAAAAGAATTCTGGTATGCGGTGGATCTGAAAGACAATCAGCAATTTAATGCGGTGGTTGTTTTTGAGGCTAAGCCTAATATCAGAAAATACAAACTGGAATACCACGATGGCAATGGCTGGAAAACGATATTTGAAGGGGAAAATTCCCATCGCCTTAAAATGCACCGGTTTAAACCATTAAAAGGGGATAAGGTAAAGATCACAATTCAAACTTCCGATACACCACCATCAATAAACGAGTTTCAGGTTTATAATGAGCCCAGGTGA
- a CDS encoding SDR family oxidoreductase, whose product MTQFNFNNELSGKIALVTGGTKGAGKAIAERLIQAGATVIITARNLPEEENPNLNFIPADLSTLKGTQKVVEDILERYGRLDILINNLGSSETPGGGFAVLTDEDWESTLRTNLLAPVRLDRGFLPQMIDQGSGVIIHIASIQGRLPLYDSTLPYAAAKAGLINYSKSLSNEVSPKGIRVLTVSPGWIMTTSAARMMERIAESSKGTVEQATQSVMDALGGIPFGRPAKPEEVAEFVGFLVSPRAGYLTGTEYVIDGGTIPTI is encoded by the coding sequence ATGACACAGTTCAATTTCAATAATGAGTTATCCGGCAAAATCGCCCTGGTAACCGGTGGCACTAAAGGGGCAGGTAAAGCCATAGCCGAACGACTGATTCAGGCGGGAGCAACAGTAATCATCACTGCAAGGAATCTGCCTGAAGAGGAAAATCCAAACCTTAATTTTATACCGGCAGACCTGAGCACCTTAAAGGGAACACAAAAAGTGGTAGAGGATATTTTAGAACGTTACGGCAGACTGGATATTCTGATCAACAATCTAGGCAGTTCAGAAACACCGGGAGGTGGCTTTGCAGTATTAACCGATGAAGACTGGGAATCTACCCTCCGTACCAATTTACTTGCTCCGGTACGTTTAGACCGGGGCTTTTTACCGCAAATGATTGATCAGGGAAGCGGAGTAATCATCCACATCGCCAGCATACAGGGGAGATTGCCTTTATATGATTCAACCCTACCCTATGCCGCAGCAAAAGCAGGATTGATCAATTACAGCAAGAGCCTGTCTAATGAAGTCTCTCCTAAAGGCATCCGCGTCCTTACTGTCTCTCCGGGATGGATCATGACCACCTCTGCAGCCAGGATGATGGAAAGAATTGCAGAGAGCTCAAAAGGCACCGTAGAACAAGCCACACAAAGCGTAATGGATGCGCTTGGCGGCATACCTTTCGGCAGGCCAGCCAAGCCTGAAGAAGTCGCAGAATTTGTGGGCTTTCTGGTTTCTCCAAGAGCGGGTTATCTGACCGGAACAGAATATGTAATTGACGGCGGAACGATCCCAACTATTTAG
- a CDS encoding winged helix-turn-helix transcriptional regulator, translating to MYERKLAVNLNCGLDLIAEVLYGKWKIRLLWFINEGYLRPSELQRKIPAASRRVLNIQLNELEAHGLVGKTIFPVLPPKVEYNLTDFGKTLIPVIAALGKWGDDHEERLRKVILGH from the coding sequence ATGTACGAAAGAAAATTAGCGGTTAACCTGAATTGCGGACTCGATTTAATTGCTGAAGTGCTCTACGGCAAATGGAAGATCCGTTTGCTTTGGTTTATCAATGAAGGCTATTTACGCCCAAGTGAGTTGCAGCGAAAGATTCCGGCTGCATCCAGAAGGGTGCTGAATATCCAGTTAAATGAACTGGAAGCCCATGGCCTGGTCGGCAAAACAATATTTCCTGTGCTCCCTCCAAAAGTAGAGTATAACCTGACTGATTTTGGGAAGACTTTAATTCCTGTTATTGCTGCTTTAGGCAAATGGGGGGACGATCACGAAGAGCGACTGCGGAAGGTGATTCTCGGGCATTAA
- a CDS encoding lycopene cyclase family protein, which translates to MKHFDYIIAGGGCSGRSLAIRMLPYLQSTNKRLLMVDKLNKKENDRTWCFWEQEADVFEPAVYRKWNHLSFSGSAHHQELDIQPYQYKMIRAADFYAYTDQQLSESNHISMIQGNVDQIYTEQEQGYVTIDGETFSAGYVFSSIPQIQEKRPDRYQYLLQHFEGWVIETKLPTFHPERATLMDFNTAQEAGTSFVYVLPLSSTLALVEYTVFSENELPAASYATALKQYIQEQLHCEHYDIKEREKGVIPMSDHPIKQQDGRIIYLGTAGGFTKGSTGYTFRFIQKHTAAIVEQLTKSDNPQVAAISPKRFGLYDATLLHLLNSGRLSGKEIFSTLFRKNKSSQILKFLDNETSLMEEIRIFKTLQKREFALALLNRSLKLMSSN; encoded by the coding sequence ATGAAACATTTTGATTATATCATTGCCGGAGGGGGCTGTTCAGGAAGAAGCCTGGCTATACGGATGTTGCCTTATCTGCAAAGCACAAACAAACGGCTATTGATGGTCGACAAGCTGAATAAAAAGGAAAATGACCGGACCTGGTGTTTCTGGGAACAGGAAGCGGATGTATTTGAACCGGCAGTATACCGGAAATGGAATCATTTATCCTTCTCCGGCTCCGCTCATCATCAGGAACTGGACATCCAGCCCTATCAGTATAAAATGATTCGCGCAGCAGACTTCTATGCCTATACCGATCAGCAGCTTTCAGAAAGTAATCACATCAGTATGATACAGGGAAATGTAGACCAAATATATACGGAGCAGGAACAAGGTTATGTGACCATTGATGGAGAAACCTTCAGCGCCGGTTATGTGTTCTCCAGCATTCCCCAAATCCAGGAGAAAAGGCCCGATCGTTATCAATATCTGCTGCAGCATTTCGAGGGCTGGGTGATCGAAACTAAATTGCCCACATTCCATCCGGAACGTGCCACACTGATGGACTTCAATACTGCTCAGGAGGCAGGAACATCTTTCGTTTACGTATTGCCATTAAGTTCAACCCTTGCTTTAGTTGAATATACGGTATTCTCTGAAAATGAACTGCCAGCTGCAAGTTATGCCACTGCATTAAAACAATATATACAGGAACAGTTACATTGCGAGCATTACGATATTAAAGAGCGAGAAAAAGGAGTAATTCCCATGTCGGATCATCCCATCAAACAGCAGGACGGCCGTATCATTTATCTTGGCACTGCAGGAGGATTTACCAAAGGATCTACCGGTTATACTTTCCGGTTTATACAGAAACATACGGCTGCGATTGTGGAGCAACTCACAAAATCCGACAATCCTCAGGTTGCAGCAATTTCGCCAAAAAGATTTGGTCTCTATGATGCTACACTCCTTCATTTACTGAACAGCGGACGGCTTTCCGGGAAAGAGATTTTTTCTACGTTATTCAGAAAAAACAAATCCAGTCAGATATTAAAATTCCTGGATAATGAAACCTCTTTGATGGAGGAAATCCGGATTTTCAAAACCCTGCAAAAAAGGGAGTTCGCTTTGGCTTTATTAAATCGCAGCTTAAAATTGATGAGCAGCAATTAA
- a CDS encoding sterol desaturase family protein codes for MDNWITYLLITTGTFVFMEGVAWFTHKFVMHGLLWVLHKDHHQKKPHFFEKNDFFFLIFAAPSILLFFFGARAGFNWMFYTGLGILLYGIAYFIIHDVVIHQRFKWFSRSNNRYIKTIKRAHKMHHKHLDRHHGESFGMLFAARRYWQQSQKKQV; via the coding sequence ATGGATAACTGGATCACCTATTTACTGATTACAACGGGTACTTTTGTCTTTATGGAAGGAGTGGCATGGTTTACGCATAAATTTGTAATGCATGGATTGTTATGGGTATTACATAAAGATCACCATCAGAAAAAGCCTCATTTCTTTGAAAAGAACGATTTCTTCTTTTTGATATTCGCCGCGCCGAGCATCCTTCTTTTCTTTTTTGGTGCAAGAGCGGGTTTCAACTGGATGTTTTACACCGGCCTTGGCATTTTGCTGTATGGGATTGCCTATTTCATCATACATGATGTGGTCATTCACCAAAGGTTCAAATGGTTTTCAAGAAGTAATAATAGGTATATAAAAACGATTAAAAGGGCGCATAAAATGCATCACAAACACCTGGACAGGCACCATGGTGAATCTTTCGGAATGTTGTTCGCCGCCCGGAGATACTGGCAGCAATCTCAAAAAAAGCAGGTATGA